The genomic segment CACGATATCGCCCACCGCTGCTTCGCCTGCGACAGCTACATCCGCATCTCACAAGGCACCGCCGCAGGCCTCAGCGTCCACGTTCCAGACCCAGACGAGTACTCCTACCGCCGCCGGGAGGACCTACGATGACCCCCGGACAGAACAGCACGTCCGAGGGCACAACCTGCCCGAGCTG from the Haladaptatus sp. ZSTT2 genome contains:
- a CDS encoding DUF7563 family protein, which gives rise to MPLSLTLSDERRCQHCNEHVPQNFRRVYGDKHDIAHRCFACDSYIRISQGTAAGLSVHVPDPDEYSYRRREDLR